A genome region from Magnolia sinica isolate HGM2019 chromosome 8, MsV1, whole genome shotgun sequence includes the following:
- the LOC131254369 gene encoding LRR receptor-like serine/threonine-protein kinase EFR — protein sequence MELPRMSLWAIWSFLLLSSIHLPCFFGSAAHFSNETDLLALLKFKHLITDDPLHSLSSWNLTLHFCHWQGVTCDGPRHPQRVRALNLTDQNLVGSLSPFIGNLTFLRRIDLRGNGFHGMIPEEIGRLFRLRYLSLANNTFTGEIPANLTHCLKLKVLGLYGNQLAGRIPTELGSLSKLTRLILGHNSLAGSIPPSLGNLSSLTYLYLSYNSLEGSIPDDLCQLVSLECLSIGGTRLSGTIPPQLYNISSIVTLDVAFNRLHGNLPPNIGLTLPNLQELFAGGNQFTGPIPVSLSNASGLSHISLDNNSFSGSVPLNFGSLKGLTWLNLWGNELGIGKTRDLSFLDSLTNCSSLQHVDVSRNRLSGALPNSIANLSTQLTWLSLASNMIFGSIPSGIQNLIGLKVLSMEYNFLTGTIPIRVGKLNKLVLLSLRSNGLSGKIPPSLGNITRLRNSKLARQLSQPRVSLVVWELLSRINSINI from the exons ATGGAGCTCCCACGTATGAGCTTAtgggcaatttggtcatttctccttctctcttccattCACCTTCCATGTTTCTTTGGATCTGCCGCTCACTTCTCCAACGAAACTGATCTCCTTGCTTTGCTCAAATTCAAACATCTAATAACAGACGATCCTCTCCATTCTTTGAGCTCATGGAACCTTACTCTCCACTTCTGCCACTGGCAAGGAGTCACATGCGATGGTCCCCGGCATCCTCAAAGGGTCAGGGCCTTGAACCTCACTGACCAAAACTTGGTGGGCTCCTtatctcccttcatagggaacctCACCTTCCTCAGGAGAATCGATCTCAGAGGCAATGGCTTTCACGGGATGATTCCTGAAGAGATTGGCCGGTTGTTCCGCTTGAGGTATCTCAGTCTGGCCAATAACACATTCACTGGAGAAATTCCAGCAAATCTGACCCACTGTTTGAAACTAAAAGTTCTTGGACTTTACGGGAATCAGCTCGCAGGGAGGATTCCGACTGAGCTTGGCTCTCTATCAAAGCTCACCCGCTTAATCCTTGGTCACAACAGTCTtgcaggaagcatcccaccttcacttggaaacctttcgtCTCTCACTTACCTTTATCTTTCTTATAACAGTCTGGAGGGCAGCATCCCAGATGACCTTTGTCAATTGGTGAGTTTAGAGTGTCTTAGCATAGGTGGAACTAGACTGTCAGGTACGATTCCGCCTCAGCTCTACAATATCTCCTCTATTGTCACTTTGGACGTGGCATTTAACAGATTGCATGGAAATCTTCCACCTAACATAGGGCTCACTCTTCCTAATCTCCAAGAGCTTTTTGCCGGAGGTAACCAATTCACAGGACCCATACCagtttcattatccaatgcttcCGGACTTTCACATATTTCCCTTGATAACAATAGTTTTAGCGGATCTGTGCCTCTGAATTTTGGAAGCCTCAAAGGTCTCACCTGGTTAAATTTGTGGGGCAACGAACTTGGAATTGGAAAAACTCGTGACTTGAGTTTTCTCGATTCTTTGACCAATTGCAGTAGCTTACAACATGTGGACGTGAGCAGAAATCGACTCAGCGGTGCGTTGCCCAACTCCATAGCAAATCTTTCGACCCAACTGACATGGCTATCTTTAGCAAGTAATATGATATTCGGAAGCATCCCATCTGGGATTCAGAATCTTATTGGCTTAAAAGTACTGAGTATGGAGTATAACTTTCTGACAGGTACAATTCCCATTCGTgttgggaagcttaacaagttggtGTTACTTTCCTTGCGTTCAAATGGATTATCAGGGAAAATTCCACCTTCATTGGGCAACATCACCAGATT GCGAAATTCCAAGCTGGCTAGGCAATTGTCTCAGCCTAGAGTATCTCTGGTTGTATGGGAACTTCTTTCAAGGATCAATTCCATCAACATTTAG
- the LOC131253622 gene encoding probable LRR receptor-like serine/threonine-protein kinase At3g47570, with protein sequence MPVEFQCSEIVSFVGGIHELQLPPCSSQASKKRGISLASKVKFSIIGVVLGLISLSCFFTILYRVRKSRRKPFAVPSLEDPFMNVSYAELFKATNEFSPANLIGTGSFGAVYKGILDHVGTMVAVKVFNLQRRGALRSFMAECEALRNIRHRNLVKILTCCSSIDFKGNDFKALVYEYLFNGSLEKWLHREGHDQPRRNLKFTERLNIAIDVASALDYLHNHCQTSIIHQDLKPSNILLDEDMIAHVGDFGLARFLSEVAHSSSVGMKGSIGYIAPEYAMGGKASTQGDVYSYGILLLEMITRKGPTDDMFKDNLSLHHFAKLALAEGVMEIVDPQLILEEAEVIQGNENQINTRNRMHDCLISMVKIGVLCSAESPRKRMQMRDVVAEMHTIKDLCLGVMIHQDKQVRLQILDEGLSYLRHY encoded by the exons ATGCCAGTCGAGTTTCAGTGCTCGGAAATAGTAAGCTTTGTGGGGGGTATTCATGAATTACAGTTGCCTCCATGCTCCAGCCAAGCTTCCAAGAAACGGGGGATCTCTCTTGCTTCAAAAGTCAAATTCTCAATAATTGGTGTTGTCCTGGGTCTTATTTCATTATCATGTTTCTTTACCATTCTTTATCGGGTAAGAAAGTCAAGAAGGAAACCTTTTGCTGTGCCTTCTCTGGAGGATCCTTTTATGAACGTGTCTTATGCGGAACTCTTTAAAGCAACAAATGAGTTCTCTCCTGCCAATTTGATCGGAACTGGAAGTTTTGGCGCTGTATATAAAGGGATTCTAGATCATGTTGGGACTATGGTAGCGGTGAaagtcttcaaccttcaacgaCGAGGAGCTCTGAGGAGCTTCATGGCCGAATGTGAAGCCTTGagaaacattaggcatcggaatcttgttaagatcttaacttgttgctcgagcattgattttaagggcaatgattttaaagctcTAGTTTACGAGTACCTGTTCAATGGAAGTCTAGAGAAGTGGTTGCACAGGGAGGGCCATGACCAGCCGAGAAGGAACTTGAAGTTTACTGAAAGGCTAAACATAGCTATAGATGTGGCTTCTGCACTGGATTATCTACATAATCATTGCCAAACATCAATCATTCATCAAGATTTAAAGCCAAGCAACATTCTTCTTGATGAAGACATGATTGCTCATGTGGGTGATTTCGGGCTAGCCAGGTTCTTATCAGAGGTTGCTCATAGCAGCTCAGTTGGGATGAAGGGATCTATTGGGTACATCGCTCCAG AATATGCAATGGGCGGAAAagcatctacacaaggagatgttTATAGCTACGGAATCCTTCTACTGGAGATGATCACTAGAAAGGGGCCAACGGATGACAtgtttaaggacaatctaagccttcatcattttgctAAGCTGGCTTTGGCTGAAGGAGtgatggagattgttgatccACAACTGATCTTAGAAGAAGCTGAAGTTATTCAAGGCaatgaaaatcaaatcaatacaagaaatagaatgcatgattgcttgatttcaatggtcaaaatcGGTGTGTTGTGCTCTGCAGAATCTCCAAGAAAACGAATGCAAATGAGAGATGTTGTTGCTGAAATGCACACAATCAAGGACTTGTGTCTCGGGGTCATGATTCACCAAGACAAACAAGTTAGGTTGCAAATATTAGATGAAGGTTTGTCTTACCTCAGGCATTACTAA